In the genome of Taurinivorans muris, one region contains:
- the rpe gene encoding ribulose-phosphate 3-epimerase, giving the protein MILSPSLLSADFGNLEQALKDLENSGLSWVHWDVMDGLFVPNITFGQHVIKMLRPKSKLFFDVHLMIEKPERYLEDFKKAGADMLVIHAEATNHIQRTLAEIRRLGMRAGLALNPATPLNVCEYVLDDTDMILLMSVNPGFGGQSFIPATYEKIHTLRKMLGSRKCHIQIDGGVTPENTKELCKAGADVLVSGSAFFAYPPFDVRHRAFQKEAI; this is encoded by the coding sequence ATGATCTTATCCCCTTCCCTTCTTTCCGCTGATTTCGGCAACCTTGAACAAGCCCTCAAAGACCTTGAAAATTCAGGGCTTTCTTGGGTGCATTGGGACGTTATGGACGGCTTATTCGTGCCTAACATCACTTTTGGGCAGCACGTGATAAAAATGCTCCGCCCGAAATCAAAACTTTTTTTCGATGTCCACCTTATGATTGAAAAACCGGAACGCTATCTTGAAGATTTCAAAAAAGCGGGGGCTGACATGCTTGTCATCCACGCGGAAGCGACAAACCATATCCAGCGCACCCTTGCAGAAATACGCCGTTTGGGCATGCGGGCGGGTCTTGCCCTCAACCCCGCAACGCCTCTTAATGTTTGCGAATACGTGCTTGACGATACGGATATGATTTTGCTTATGAGCGTCAACCCCGGTTTCGGCGGACAAAGCTTCATTCCCGCCACCTATGAAAAAATCCATACGCTCCGCAAAATGCTCGGCAGCAGGAAATGCCATATCCAAATCGACGGAGGCGTCACGCCTGAAAATACTAAAGAACTCTGCAAAGCCGGCGCTGATGTCTTGGTTTCCGGCTCCGCCTTTTTTGCTTATCCTCCTTTCGATGTCCGCCATCGGGCATTCCAAAAGGAAGCAATATAA
- a CDS encoding MerR family transcriptional regulator gives MARVYRIGEAAKILNVKTSVLRFWESEFPQIRPKRTETGQRYYSEKDMHILQKIHTLLYQEGMTINGAKRVLKGSNEPLVDEITLPLEQNTLIPSGFPLEKSGSQYKETLHEIFCELKQLHTILNSNR, from the coding sequence ATGGCACGAGTATACAGAATCGGCGAAGCCGCAAAAATTCTCAATGTGAAAACCAGTGTCCTGCGCTTTTGGGAATCCGAATTTCCCCAAATCCGCCCTAAAAGAACAGAAACGGGGCAACGCTATTATTCTGAAAAAGACATGCATATCCTGCAAAAAATCCATACCTTGCTCTATCAGGAAGGCATGACAATCAACGGAGCCAAAAGAGTCTTAAAAGGTTCAAACGAGCCTCTTGTCGACGAAATAACGCTTCCTTTGGAACAAAACACGCTTATTCCGAGCGGGTTTCCCCTTGAAAAAAGCGGCTCCCAATACAAAGAAACCCTGCATGAAATATTTTGCGAATTAAAACAACTTCATACCATTTTAAATTCCAATCGGTGA
- a CDS encoding autotransporter outer membrane beta-barrel domain-containing protein, producing the protein MYWKKDMLTVFKKRNFLKTLGMGTMVLCMGGMWGFTANAVVVYDHEDNFSIGNYTESEEIIFKKGSALEIVSGTFSATNNVTIDSGYGHNGPAVILGNGTFQHTQGTFHVNKGAMLGWVNAAGTVNNLTAEGYVYLSNFADLKTTGDTKFTKDSTLWLDFGNYKNFDDVDIFNTLPANGPGSESGAIIGSAGSKFIIENGATLRITNAQEGTNFTFVKGYDQIEKDEGFGTQLGTMKDINLVINTLLEATVVDSADGELTLKIVRNENALPAGSVAGSTIDFVNSLGSDITNTSHSNAGTRYLARLFDPNFNSGTTAVSAAKTIEENAQLSAVSGSAGTAVYAATGASQNTMGRMGIGSSVQVQTVAKKNVLIADASPVPSLGNVFFETVPGWDKGLGVWFNPIYQNSRVRDMESGSSKAGYNANIGGASLGFDYTAAYNDKTDIRVGVQVHGGGGNSHSVDTISYASNDSDFIGGGIYAGVRREMGSGALYVAADLSYTATNNETEAHTNVGGIEADVDSNTFMAGLSAQYDINVNSFIVSPGIGVKYIHLNTDDYHSKVFGEAFFDTKIESQDVLSIPVSIGIAKNFILNNGWNISPSARLGVTFNAGDLDSDSISYLVGTNANPLSLSTTVLDDVVGNGTVGIQFGKNKISFGLDYSLDVSEHVTNHTVGAMVRYSF; encoded by the coding sequence ATGTATTGGAAAAAAGACATGTTAACCGTTTTTAAAAAAAGGAATTTTTTAAAAACGCTGGGTATGGGAACCATGGTTCTTTGCATGGGAGGAATGTGGGGTTTTACCGCAAATGCTGTTGTTGTGTATGATCATGAGGATAATTTCAGCATTGGTAATTATACTGAATCTGAAGAAATTATTTTTAAAAAAGGTTCTGCCTTGGAAATTGTTTCCGGAACATTTTCAGCAACCAATAATGTCACTATCGATTCAGGGTATGGTCATAATGGACCGGCAGTTATTCTCGGAAACGGCACGTTCCAACATACTCAAGGAACATTTCATGTTAATAAGGGCGCAATGCTTGGCTGGGTCAATGCCGCCGGCACGGTCAACAATTTAACTGCCGAGGGTTATGTATATCTCAGCAATTTTGCGGATTTGAAGACGACAGGGGATACCAAGTTTACAAAAGATTCCACCCTTTGGCTGGATTTCGGCAATTATAAAAATTTTGATGATGTTGATATTTTTAATACACTGCCTGCGAATGGTCCAGGAAGTGAAAGCGGTGCGATAATCGGCAGCGCCGGTTCCAAATTCATCATTGAAAACGGTGCCACATTGAGGATAACCAATGCTCAGGAAGGCACAAATTTCACTTTTGTGAAAGGGTATGACCAAATTGAGAAAGATGAGGGATTTGGAACGCAATTGGGTACAATGAAAGATATTAATCTTGTGATAAATACGCTTCTTGAAGCCACAGTCGTTGATTCCGCAGACGGCGAATTGACTCTTAAAATTGTTAGAAATGAAAACGCCTTGCCTGCCGGCAGCGTGGCGGGTTCCACAATTGATTTTGTCAACAGCTTGGGAAGCGACATTACCAATACGTCACACTCAAATGCGGGAACAAGATACCTTGCAAGGCTTTTCGACCCCAATTTCAATAGCGGAACAACAGCTGTGAGCGCGGCGAAAACAATCGAAGAAAACGCCCAGCTGAGCGCGGTGAGCGGCAGTGCCGGCACAGCCGTATACGCAGCGACCGGGGCTTCTCAAAACACCATGGGACGTATGGGAATAGGTTCTTCCGTGCAGGTTCAGACGGTGGCGAAGAAAAATGTTCTCATCGCCGACGCAAGCCCTGTTCCTTCCCTCGGTAACGTGTTTTTTGAAACCGTGCCCGGCTGGGACAAGGGCTTGGGGGTATGGTTCAATCCTATTTATCAGAACAGCCGCGTGCGTGATATGGAAAGCGGTTCTTCAAAAGCGGGATATAACGCCAATATCGGCGGAGCGAGCTTGGGATTTGACTATACGGCGGCTTATAATGACAAAACGGATATCCGCGTAGGCGTTCAGGTGCACGGCGGGGGAGGCAATTCCCATTCCGTGGACACAATATCCTATGCAAGCAATGATTCCGACTTTATCGGCGGCGGCATTTATGCGGGCGTCCGCCGCGAAATGGGAAGCGGGGCTTTATATGTTGCCGCTGATTTAAGTTATACCGCCACCAACAACGAAACAGAGGCGCACACAAACGTCGGCGGCATTGAAGCCGATGTTGACAGCAATACGTTTATGGCGGGACTCAGCGCCCAATATGATATCAATGTGAACTCTTTCATTGTCAGCCCCGGTATCGGCGTCAAATACATACATTTGAATACCGATGATTACCATTCCAAAGTTTTCGGCGAAGCCTTTTTCGACACGAAAATAGAAAGCCAGGATGTGTTAAGCATTCCCGTTTCCATCGGCATTGCGAAGAACTTCATTTTGAACAACGGCTGGAATATCAGCCCGTCAGCACGCTTGGGCGTGACATTCAACGCGGGGGATTTGGACTCCGACAGCATAAGCTATCTTGTCGGCACCAATGCGAACCCGCTCTCCCTGTCAACAACGGTGCTTGATGACGTTGTCGGAAACGGAAC